A stretch of Gossypium hirsutum isolate 1008001.06 chromosome A06, Gossypium_hirsutum_v2.1, whole genome shotgun sequence DNA encodes these proteins:
- the LOC107930558 gene encoding transcription factor RSL2 encodes MESLANFPNGEWEYSFNKLFSIDDHLDFSFPLEHDEGLSFINPEINEILLPSSNAFDYNSVATYDLTGSNHVAVTNDITMSFDSFPPLFPSTPMEGTVNNVIEDLNTKKRPRAMSKGCKNVQRSKKNRNERECNNYIGVENGHSSSTTCSSEDDSVCQDINSNGGGATSDTKASQALNLNGKARASRGSATDPQSLYARKRRERINERLRILQNLVPNGTKVDISTMLEEAVHYVKFLQLQIKLLSSDDLWMYAPIAYNGVDVALNKKISTLL; translated from the exons ATGGAGTCACTTGCAAATTTCCCGAATGGAGAATGGGAGTACTCATTTAACAAATTATTCTCCATTGATGACCACCTTGATTTCTCGTTTCCATTAGAACATGATGAGGGTTTGAGCTTTATAAACCCTGAAATCAATGAGATTTTATTGCCTTCTAGTAATGCTTTCGATTACAATTCTGTTGCAACCTACGACCTTACCGGTTCAAATCATGTTGCTGTAACAAATGACATCACCATGTCATTTGACTCGTTTCCCCCACTATTCCCCAGCACTCCAATGGAAGGCACTGTCAACAATGTCATCGAAGATTTGAACACAAAGAAACGACCTCGG GCAATGTCAAAAGGTTGTAAGAATGTGCAGAGGTCAAAGAAGAACCGCAATGAAAGGGAATGTAATAATTACATTGGTGTGGAAAATGGACATAGTTCAAGCACAACATGTAGTTCAGAGGACGATAGTGTTTGTCAAGACATTAATAGTAATGGTGGGGGTGCAACCTCGGATACCAAAGCTTCTCAAGCTCTTAACTTGAACGGAAAGGCAAGAGCTAGTAGAGGATCAGCAACTGATCCCCAAAGTCTTTATGCaaggaaaagaagagagaggATTAATGAGAGGTTGAGGATTTTGCAGAACCTTGTCCCCAATGGAACTAAG GTTGATATCAGCACAATGCTTGAAGAGGCTGTCCACTATGTCAAGTTTTTGCAGCTACAAATCAAG CTTTTAAGCTCTGATGATCTATGGATGTATGCTCCCATTGCTTACAATGGTGTTGATGTGGCACTCAACAAGAAGATCTCTACACTTTTATGA